From a region of the Halanaerobium hydrogeniformans genome:
- a CDS encoding NAD(P)/FAD-dependent oxidoreductase: MQKVLIIGGGPAGMIAAIEAAANDNDVYIIERNKRLGKKLLITGKGRCNISNYSAINEHIDNIVDNPKFLYSLLAEFDAYRLFSYFSQLGLELEIQRGNRIFPRSKRASDVLRVLKKELLNKDVKIIQDFVQEVIIEDEKAVGVKLKYGDILKGDRIILATGGCSYPETGSDGSGFKLAEKCGHNIVEPSPGLTALICEEKWIYEAQGLKLRNTGLEVYNNKGQKIYSDFGELEIRDGYLDGPMIISASMMLDFKKESSYQLKLDLKPALDYETLDQRILRDFAKYNNKYFANSLDDLLPIKLRSVFIKLSSIDYDKTVNQITAEERQELLKLFKELSLTITAKKGFKRAIVTRGGVDTDQIDPNTLESKVIENLYFAGEIMDVAAMTGGYNLQIAFSSGYKAGNSV, from the coding sequence TTGCAGAAAGTATTAATTATTGGTGGTGGTCCAGCTGGAATGATAGCTGCTATTGAGGCTGCTGCTAATGATAATGATGTTTATATAATTGAAAGGAATAAAAGACTTGGTAAAAAATTATTAATAACTGGTAAAGGTCGTTGTAATATAAGCAATTACTCAGCAATTAATGAACATATTGATAATATTGTCGATAACCCTAAATTTCTATACAGCTTGCTGGCTGAATTTGATGCATATCGACTTTTTTCATATTTTTCTCAACTGGGATTGGAGCTTGAAATACAGCGTGGTAATAGAATCTTTCCCAGGTCCAAGCGTGCTTCAGATGTTTTAAGGGTTTTAAAAAAAGAATTACTAAACAAAGATGTTAAAATAATTCAAGATTTTGTACAGGAAGTAATTATTGAAGATGAGAAGGCTGTAGGAGTAAAGCTAAAATATGGTGATATCTTAAAGGGAGATAGGATTATTTTAGCTACTGGAGGTTGTTCTTATCCGGAAACAGGTTCAGATGGCAGTGGCTTTAAATTAGCCGAAAAATGCGGCCACAATATCGTTGAACCCTCTCCAGGTTTAACAGCATTAATTTGTGAAGAAAAATGGATTTATGAAGCTCAGGGGCTAAAATTAAGGAATACCGGGCTTGAAGTCTATAACAATAAGGGGCAAAAAATATATTCGGATTTTGGAGAATTGGAAATTAGAGATGGATATTTAGATGGTCCGATGATTATCTCTGCCAGTATGATGCTTGATTTTAAAAAAGAAAGTTCTTATCAGCTGAAGCTTGATTTAAAACCTGCTCTTGATTATGAAACTCTTGATCAGCGTATTTTAAGAGACTTTGCCAAATATAATAATAAGTATTTTGCTAATAGCTTAGATGATCTGCTTCCTATAAAACTAAGATCGGTCTTTATTAAACTTTCTTCCATCGATTATGATAAAACAGTAAATCAGATTACTGCAGAGGAAAGGCAGGAACTGTTAAAATTATTTAAAGAACTTAGTCTGACAATAACAGCCAAAAAGGGTTTTAAAAGGGCGATTGTAACTAGGGGTGGAGTTGATACAGATCAAATTGATCCAAATACATTAGAATCTAAAGTAATAGAAAATTTATATTTTGCTGGAGAGATCATGGATGTTGCAGCAATGACCGGGGGCTATAATCTGCAGATTG